The nucleotide window GTCACGTCCCTGCATGCACTCGTCCGTTCTGGCGCCAACGGCGTATGCCCCAGAGCTAACATGTTAGTCTCGGTGAGGTCCTCGGACACCTCACAGTTTAGACCGACGGACGTGTGTAATCCACACTATCCTAGGTGAACCGCCTCGGGGTCAAGTGGTTCGAGACGCTCCGCGTCTCGTCATCACGGAAATCTCCGATTTCCGTACGACCCCGAGGCACTCGCCTTGGTTCTCTGTAGAACGCCGACGGCACAGAGCCAGCGGTTCGTCGGTCGTCGGTGTGTGAGGCGTCCGCGAGCCGAGTTCTCGCGCCGGAGTCACGACTCGTCGCGGTCTGCCACCGCGCGACGGAGGTCACGGAGGGCGCGGCGAGCGATCCGTTCGCGCACCTGGCCGCGGTCGCCGTCGAACTCGTAGCGAGCGACGCGAGCGCCGGAGTCGCCGGTGCCCCAGTCGCCTCGCCGGGCGACGCCGACGTACACCGTCCCGACGGGTGTCTCCGCGGAGCCGCCGCCCGGGCCGGCGACCCCCGTGGTCGACACTCCCCAGTTCGTGCCGGCGACGTCCCTGACGCCGCGAGCCATCGCCCGCGCGACCGGCTCCGACACCGCGCCGTGGTCGTCCAACAGCTCCCGCGGGACGGCCAGCGTCTCCAGC belongs to Halobaculum sp. MBLA0143 and includes:
- a CDS encoding CinA family protein, which gives rise to MEEFADDPPEERRVGETLRAAEETVAVAESCTGGLVGTLLTAVPGSSDYFDRGVVTYSYDSKLETLAVPRELLDDHGAVSEPVARAMARGVRDVAGTNWGVSTTGVAGPGGGSAETPVGTVYVGVARRGDWGTGDSGARVARYEFDGDRGQVRERIARRALRDLRRAVADRDES